One genomic region from Anaerobacillus sp. CMMVII encodes:
- a CDS encoding thiamine biosynthesis protein ThiS: MIIVVNGEQTELDLDTVAEVVIHYHLDENLVVTEVDGAIIGVEDRPHTNFMRE, translated from the coding sequence ATGATTATCGTTGTTAACGGTGAACAAACTGAACTTGATCTCGATACTGTGGCAGAAGTTGTGATCCATTATCATTTAGATGAAAATTTAGTAGTAACAGAAGTAGATGGCGCCATTATCGGAGTTGAAGATCGTCCCCATACAAACTTTATGAGGGAATGA
- a CDS encoding DUF2759 domain-containing protein: MVLGIITLLVAILSGFGILREFRRKNLFGAAFAFLSFAVFGWFSVMTILSSFTGSGA; the protein is encoded by the coding sequence ATGGTTTTAGGTATTATTACATTATTGGTAGCTATTCTTAGCGGCTTTGGCATTCTTCGTGAATTCCGTCGTAAAAATCTTTTTGGTGCAGCATTTGCTTTTCTTTCTTTTGCTGTATTCGGATGGTTTTCTGTCATGACAATTTTATCTTCTTTCACAGGAAGTGGCGCGTAA
- a CDS encoding MBL fold metallo-hydrolase: protein MEWKQIPLGPLQTNAYVLSNENKEAVIFDPGGEGEKLNNWLKSEGLQPKAILLTHAHFDHIGAVDEVRDQWEIPVYIHKKEKDWLSDPKKNGSALFMGTNAVKVKGADFFIKVEGTLDISTFSFEVLETPGHSPGSISYYFKKLGIVFSGDALFAGGIGRTDLPGGNYEVLMQSINQKLMELPENTIVASGHGPLTRIGIEMDSNPFLSGLA from the coding sequence TTGGAATGGAAACAAATCCCTTTAGGACCTTTACAAACAAATGCCTATGTTCTATCAAACGAAAACAAAGAAGCAGTAATCTTTGATCCAGGTGGCGAAGGAGAAAAATTAAATAATTGGCTTAAATCAGAAGGGTTACAACCAAAGGCGATCTTACTAACTCATGCCCATTTTGATCACATTGGTGCTGTGGATGAGGTTCGTGATCAATGGGAGATCCCGGTTTATATACATAAAAAAGAAAAAGACTGGTTAAGTGATCCGAAAAAAAATGGCTCAGCGTTATTTATGGGCACAAATGCTGTAAAGGTAAAAGGCGCTGATTTCTTCATTAAAGTAGAAGGAACACTTGATATTTCTACTTTTAGCTTCGAAGTATTAGAAACGCCAGGTCATTCGCCAGGAAGTATTTCGTATTATTTCAAGAAACTAGGGATTGTTTTTTCTGGAGACGCCTTATTTGCTGGGGGGATCGGAAGAACTGATTTACCGGGTGGAAATTATGAAGTATTAATGCAAAGTATAAACCAAAAATTAATGGAGTTACCAGAGAATACGATTGTTGCAAGCGGTCATGGCCCACTAACGAGAATTGGTATTGAAATGGATTCAAATCCCTTCTTATCGGGATTAGCGTAA
- a CDS encoding cbb3-type cytochrome oxidase assembly protein, protein MSVFTFLHQFYFLQSLLGLSMNGWILIIIMTSLSGGAFFIYYGAKKTGQFEDVEGIKYRMLIEEEDEWEVFD, encoded by the coding sequence TTGAGTGTTTTTACTTTTCTTCATCAATTTTACTTTCTTCAAAGTCTGTTGGGACTTTCTATGAATGGTTGGATATTAATTATTATCATGACAAGCTTATCAGGTGGAGCTTTTTTTATTTATTATGGAGCAAAAAAAACTGGCCAATTTGAGGACGTTGAAGGAATTAAGTATCGGATGTTGATCGAGGAAGAAGACGAATGGGAAGTGTTTGACTAG
- a CDS encoding SAM-dependent methyltransferase, which produces MVVSKIKGTEKHRITYAEYMNIVLYDQEVGYYMKDKKKLGTEGDFYTSSGVHSVFGRAFAHFFLDLIEKEQLPASICEFGGGDGRFAKAVFDEWELITNNRPLHYTMIETSPYHRKEQKKLLSGKVDFRQFASLEELQESDSNDFEGIIFSNELLDAFPVHVVEKQQSNLFEVFVTIDDVGNLVEIKEICSNEQINDWLRVYGPTLKEGQRIEVPIYMNSWITSVDNFLKRGHILTIDYGYTKEDWSMPQRKDGSLRGYFKHQMINNPLEHPTEMDLTTHIHLDAYEMMMEEIGLEKLVAIKQNRFLLMIGMLKFVQENYDSNPFSEKSKLNRAVKTLITDTGMSAAFHVFLHGKNVTNSKAYRIFNDDPYQI; this is translated from the coding sequence TTGGTTGTTTCGAAAATAAAAGGTACAGAAAAACATAGGATTACCTATGCTGAGTATATGAATATCGTTCTTTATGATCAAGAAGTAGGGTATTATATGAAAGATAAGAAAAAATTAGGTACAGAAGGAGATTTTTATACAAGTAGTGGTGTGCATTCAGTATTTGGTCGAGCATTTGCTCATTTTTTTCTTGATCTAATTGAAAAAGAACAGCTTCCTGCTTCGATTTGTGAATTTGGTGGTGGAGATGGACGATTCGCTAAAGCTGTATTTGATGAGTGGGAGCTAATTACAAACAATAGACCTTTACACTATACAATGATTGAAACGAGCCCTTATCATCGTAAAGAGCAAAAAAAACTTTTAAGCGGAAAAGTAGATTTTAGACAATTTGCTAGCTTAGAAGAGTTACAAGAAAGTGATTCAAATGATTTTGAAGGAATAATTTTTTCAAATGAACTACTCGATGCATTTCCTGTTCATGTTGTTGAAAAACAGCAATCAAACTTGTTTGAAGTTTTTGTAACTATTGATGATGTTGGAAATCTAGTAGAAATAAAAGAGATATGTTCAAATGAGCAAATTAATGACTGGCTAAGAGTATATGGACCTACGTTAAAAGAAGGGCAAAGAATTGAAGTTCCAATTTATATGAATTCGTGGATTACAAGTGTTGATAACTTCTTGAAACGAGGTCATATTCTCACCATTGATTATGGATATACAAAAGAGGATTGGTCGATGCCGCAAAGAAAAGATGGGAGCCTTAGAGGGTATTTCAAGCATCAAATGATTAATAATCCATTAGAACATCCCACAGAAATGGATTTAACGACCCATATCCACTTAGACGCCTATGAAATGATGATGGAGGAAATCGGACTAGAAAAACTAGTTGCAATTAAACAAAATCGTTTTTTGCTAATGATTGGAATGCTTAAATTCGTTCAAGAAAACTATGATTCGAATCCTTTTTCAGAAAAAAGCAAATTAAATCGAGCAGTAAAGACATTAATCACTGACACGGGAATGAGTGCGGCATTTCATGTGTTTCTTCATGGTAAAAACGTAACAAACTCAAAAGCATATCGAATTTTCAATGATGATCCATATCAGATTTAA
- a CDS encoding DUF2626 domain-containing protein, with the protein MERMYRVMSFWTGIFAILFMIGDMHSTAILFFGITGAFLALSYLNLSERMYLYIFGAFLTLFFVGFTYYATFIMVPGIGGH; encoded by the coding sequence GTGGAGCGTATGTATCGTGTTATGAGTTTCTGGACAGGTATTTTTGCAATTTTGTTTATGATTGGCGATATGCATAGTACAGCAATATTATTTTTTGGTATTACTGGAGCATTCCTAGCATTAAGTTACTTAAATCTTTCAGAACGAATGTACTTATACATTTTTGGTGCTTTCCTAACATTATTCTTTGTTGGATTTACTTATTATGCTACATTTATAATGGTACCTGGAATTGGTGGTCATTAA
- a CDS encoding metalloregulator ArsR/SmtB family transcription factor, translating to MEHQTLKITGVLSDPTRFSIYQYVTKQHRDVTVQEIADSFEIHANVARLHLTKLEDVNMLVSETKKTGKGGRPSRFYRLSDEVVSLQFPYRDYQKLSEIAIDTLLSLGDIGEEALMKTGRKFGYETSRTYLQGLDLSLNQLSSEEKLNHIKIVALQQGLNPEMHYDPETHEVNFRIYNCTFKELVPDRIPICRMHQALINGFFDFFFGEINLDKNANMSDTKEYSFCSYKTLVLP from the coding sequence ATGGAGCATCAAACTCTAAAAATAACTGGCGTGCTTTCAGACCCAACGCGTTTTTCTATATATCAATATGTAACAAAGCAACATCGTGATGTTACAGTACAAGAAATTGCGGACTCATTTGAAATTCACGCAAATGTTGCACGACTTCATTTAACCAAATTAGAAGATGTAAATATGTTAGTTTCTGAAACAAAGAAGACCGGTAAGGGCGGACGCCCTAGTAGATTTTACCGTCTTTCTGATGAAGTAGTCAGTTTACAATTTCCATATCGCGACTATCAAAAGTTATCAGAAATTGCTATTGATACACTTTTAAGCTTAGGCGATATCGGTGAAGAAGCATTAATGAAGACAGGTCGAAAGTTTGGATATGAGACATCTAGAACATATTTACAGGGCCTTGACTTATCTCTTAATCAGCTTTCAAGTGAAGAAAAGCTAAATCACATCAAAATAGTCGCTCTTCAGCAAGGATTAAATCCTGAAATGCACTACGACCCGGAAACACATGAGGTAAACTTTAGAATCTACAATTGTACGTTCAAAGAACTAGTTCCTGATCGAATACCAATTTGTAGAATGCATCAAGCGTTAATTAATGGTTTTTTTGATTTCTTCTTTGGCGAAATTAATTTAGACAAAAATGCTAATATGTCAGATACAAAAGAATATAGCTTTTGTTCTTATAAAACGTTAGTGTTACCTTAA
- the comGB gene encoding competence type IV pilus assembly protein ComGB: MKIRHKKSYVRKAEFLIRLGTLLEQGYPIADAFELFLKYEKETNDQALRIMLEKFRKGSSVSEALSVLQLPKNIINFVYFSEYYGDLARGLIDGGQLLRKTQETKAKFQKLIKYPLLLFWILGLFLIIMYRNVFPQFTQLFSTINVELPLVTRMLLAFIEYSPLVIPLFLGSSLFLYVYYYYLFRKKDPLQKAKFYSKVPVAGTYYKVMLTYFFAANLSCLIKSGLAIYDSLAIFKNMEGLGYISKEAEQMIAHLESGEKLDQVIINNTLYLQGLAYIVEHGQANGRLDDELSYYSEWLLLDLEEKLKKLFMIIQPILF, from the coding sequence ATGAAGATAAGACATAAAAAAAGTTACGTAAGAAAGGCAGAGTTTTTAATCAGACTTGGTACTCTCTTAGAACAAGGATACCCGATAGCGGATGCATTTGAGTTATTTCTAAAGTATGAAAAAGAAACGAATGATCAGGCACTACGAATCATGCTCGAAAAGTTCCGCAAAGGAAGTTCAGTTAGTGAAGCGCTATCGGTGTTGCAGCTCCCGAAAAATATTATAAATTTTGTTTATTTTTCCGAGTATTATGGTGATTTGGCGCGAGGGCTAATAGATGGTGGGCAATTATTAAGAAAAACACAAGAAACCAAAGCGAAGTTCCAAAAGCTAATCAAATATCCTCTACTGTTATTTTGGATTTTAGGTCTATTTTTAATTATTATGTATCGAAATGTTTTTCCGCAATTTACGCAATTATTCTCAACAATAAACGTCGAGCTCCCCCTCGTTACGAGAATGCTTCTAGCATTTATTGAATATTCTCCATTGGTCATTCCTCTTTTTTTAGGATCCTCTTTGTTCTTGTATGTTTATTACTACTATTTATTTCGAAAAAAAGACCCCTTACAAAAAGCAAAATTTTATTCGAAAGTTCCTGTTGCTGGTACCTATTACAAGGTAATGCTAACCTATTTTTTTGCTGCAAATTTGAGTTGTTTAATTAAGAGCGGCCTTGCTATATACGATTCACTGGCAATTTTTAAAAACATGGAAGGTTTAGGATATATTAGTAAAGAAGCGGAGCAAATGATTGCTCACTTAGAATCTGGTGAAAAGTTAGACCAAGTAATCATTAATAACACCCTCTATTTGCAAGGCTTAGCATATATCGTTGAACATGGTCAAGCGAATGGACGTCTTGATGATGAGTTGAGCTATTACAGTGAGTGGTTGTTACTTGATTTAGAAGAAAAACTAAAAAAACTATTTATGATCATTCAACCTATTCTATTTTAG
- a CDS encoding DUF2325 domain-containing protein codes for MSSLLIVGADHLGSIPQKLQELGFSQVTHLCGRKVQMVKRDIPENIDSILVLTDFINHNLAKTLKKKAQDQSVPIYYAKRSWCSIYQALSKCELLCPLHNECKQTMKH; via the coding sequence ATGAGTTCTTTATTAATAGTAGGTGCTGATCATCTAGGTTCAATTCCTCAGAAGCTTCAAGAATTAGGATTTTCACAGGTAACACATCTGTGTGGAAGAAAGGTTCAAATGGTTAAGCGTGATATTCCTGAGAACATTGACTCAATCCTTGTTTTAACGGACTTTATCAATCATAATCTCGCAAAGACGTTAAAGAAAAAAGCCCAAGATCAATCAGTTCCTATCTATTATGCCAAACGTTCTTGGTGTTCTATTTACCAAGCCTTATCGAAGTGCGAATTATTATGCCCGTTGCATAATGAATGTAAACAAACTATGAAACATTGA
- a CDS encoding EAL domain-containing protein, whose translation MANVTLTKKIKMIGIMTILLVMNTIIVYIGNGTSSVLPFLFFIPITFAARGFGAKGGLLVGIISGLLLGPFMPLDVLEQQVQPTFNWILRSIFFSIYGFAIGTFILRLKQQAEYDGLMGIPNRNHFYDYLTTELQKQKIQASKFYIILVNIDDFKNINDSIGHVSGDLLLISIKTRIKNCLKKNDLLARWSGDEFSIIVYRNNLEELTSVCNCIVRTLQHPHDINGQNFFIKASIGVSSSSHEHKSNEVLVKEAETAMRFVKGLGKNGYKFYTEEIKRNCLEEKVLEASLHKALETGQLELYYQPKVECKDAKIYGVEALVRWRRPAEGIIAPGVFIPIAEKTGLIIPIGNWVLKTACQQVKKWNLTGFANLCVSVNVSALQIKADDFVSTVASIIKEADIDPGFIELEITESSIMENSIDNIMKLNELKRIGVRISLDDFGKGYSSLNYLKMLPIDTLKVDKSFIQNIEFDPKEKVITEAIIKMSKALGLTVLAEGIENENQYLLLKKLNCDAMQGFYFSRPLPIEEMDKRLQLTKCS comes from the coding sequence TTGGCAAACGTTACTTTAACGAAAAAAATAAAGATGATTGGAATTATGACCATTTTGTTAGTAATGAACACAATCATTGTTTATATTGGTAACGGAACATCATCCGTGCTGCCATTTTTATTTTTCATCCCGATCACCTTTGCTGCTAGGGGATTTGGTGCAAAAGGGGGATTACTAGTTGGAATTATTTCTGGATTATTGCTTGGGCCTTTCATGCCTTTAGATGTCTTAGAGCAACAAGTACAGCCTACCTTTAATTGGATCTTACGTAGCATCTTTTTTTCTATTTATGGGTTTGCGATAGGAACCTTTATCCTTCGACTTAAGCAACAAGCGGAATATGATGGATTGATGGGAATTCCTAACCGAAATCATTTTTATGATTATTTAACGACAGAACTGCAAAAACAAAAAATACAAGCTTCGAAATTTTATATTATCCTAGTCAATATCGATGATTTTAAAAATATTAATGATAGTATTGGTCATGTTTCTGGAGACTTATTGTTAATATCGATTAAAACACGGATAAAAAATTGTTTAAAGAAAAATGATCTATTAGCCAGATGGTCCGGAGATGAATTTTCTATTATCGTATACAGAAATAATTTAGAAGAGCTAACATCCGTTTGTAACTGTATCGTTCGAACATTACAGCATCCACACGACATAAATGGTCAGAACTTCTTTATCAAAGCAAGTATTGGAGTTAGTTCAAGTTCTCATGAACATAAGTCTAATGAAGTCTTGGTCAAAGAGGCCGAAACAGCGATGCGATTTGTTAAAGGGCTCGGAAAAAATGGCTATAAGTTTTATACGGAAGAAATAAAACGAAACTGTCTAGAGGAAAAGGTATTAGAAGCTAGTTTGCACAAAGCACTAGAAACAGGGCAGCTCGAACTTTACTATCAACCTAAGGTAGAATGTAAAGACGCAAAAATCTATGGTGTAGAAGCATTGGTACGGTGGAGAAGACCTGCGGAAGGGATTATCGCTCCAGGGGTATTTATCCCAATCGCAGAAAAAACAGGGTTAATCATCCCTATTGGAAATTGGGTTTTAAAGACAGCCTGCCAACAAGTGAAGAAATGGAACCTCACTGGATTTGCAAATCTCTGTGTTTCCGTAAATGTTTCCGCATTACAAATTAAAGCTGATGATTTTGTGAGTACAGTAGCTTCGATCATCAAAGAGGCGGATATTGATCCGGGGTTCATTGAGTTAGAAATAACAGAAAGCAGTATCATGGAGAATTCAATTGATAATATTATGAAGCTAAATGAACTAAAGAGGATCGGTGTAAGAATTTCCCTCGATGATTTTGGAAAAGGATATTCTTCATTGAATTATCTGAAAATGCTACCGATTGATACGTTAAAAGTAGATAAATCCTTTATTCAAAATATTGAGTTTGATCCAAAAGAAAAGGTAATCACCGAAGCAATTATCAAAATGTCGAAAGCACTAGGATTAACCGTACTTGCCGAAGGAATTGAAAACGAAAACCAGTACCTCCTATTAAAAAAATTGAATTGTGATGCCATGCAGGGATTTTACTTTTCAAGACCACTTCCAATAGAAGAGATGGATAAACGGTTACAATTAACCAAATGTAGTTAA
- a CDS encoding recombinase family protein, with product MGISQSTLRENNVRIAEPGSLTDLANEDQEFISDIKNLIAKREKKAIVKRMMRGKRQRMREGKPWGKAPIGYIYNKAEERYELDDKWSWVIPYIDKLYLEEQLGMKLIADKLNEISRTPNGTLWNETLVYRRLVSKAFHGVMEKNFSNGEIITIEGIYPQLRTLETYEKIQEERNKRGIVYKATSRRKDNIHILRRTVSTCGICGRKVSLHQNGKADKPTYYLKHGRKMKLKDETTCDISINTKRFEHNLIQAIKDILSGEEQAKNYIKLEVSRDDIKDLESQISNLDKITSDRKEKLDRLLDLYLDGAFKKEVLQQKQKDIEKEYEIHSKEKQQLVAKYEALKKKEWNYEMVYNYLEFAEDFDTELTHLEQTKLVGDLFPGATLFQDKIVLKAEINGEIPVDITIPIDPDLNGWHHTKQKWYKDKYAGSIK from the coding sequence TTGGGAATATCTCAAAGTACTTTACGAGAAAATAATGTTAGGATTGCTGAGCCAGGATCCCTTACCGATCTTGCTAACGAAGATCAGGAGTTTATTTCTGATATTAAAAACCTCATTGCTAAACGTGAGAAAAAAGCAATAGTAAAACGCATGATGCGAGGTAAACGTCAACGTATGAGAGAAGGTAAACCATGGGGAAAAGCTCCAATTGGATACATTTACAACAAAGCTGAAGAACGTTACGAACTTGATGATAAATGGTCTTGGGTAATACCGTATATCGATAAACTTTATTTAGAAGAACAATTAGGGATGAAATTAATTGCTGATAAGCTAAACGAAATTTCGCGAACACCAAACGGTACTCTATGGAATGAAACACTAGTTTATAGACGACTAGTCTCTAAAGCTTTCCACGGTGTGATGGAAAAGAATTTTTCAAATGGTGAAATAATAACTATCGAAGGAATTTATCCACAATTAAGGACATTAGAAACCTATGAAAAAATCCAAGAAGAACGGAATAAACGAGGTATAGTTTATAAAGCTACTAGTCGCCGAAAAGACAACATTCATATTTTAAGACGGACAGTTTCTACTTGTGGAATTTGCGGGAGAAAAGTGTCCTTGCATCAAAACGGTAAAGCCGATAAACCAACATATTATCTTAAACACGGAAGAAAAATGAAGTTAAAAGATGAGACTACTTGCGACATATCTATTAATACCAAACGATTTGAACACAACCTAATTCAGGCCATAAAAGATATTTTATCAGGTGAAGAACAGGCAAAAAATTATATTAAATTAGAAGTAAGCAGGGACGATATTAAAGACTTAGAAAGTCAAATTAGTAACTTAGATAAAATAACTTCTGACCGCAAAGAAAAGTTAGACCGGTTACTGGATTTATATTTAGATGGGGCTTTCAAAAAAGAAGTCCTTCAGCAAAAACAGAAAGATATCGAAAAAGAGTACGAAATTCACTCAAAAGAAAAACAACAATTGGTCGCGAAATACGAAGCTTTGAAAAAGAAAGAATGGAATTATGAAATGGTTTATAACTACTTAGAATTTGCTGAAGACTTTGATACAGAACTAACACACCTTGAACAAACTAAATTAGTCGGTGATTTATTCCCAGGCGCTACTTTATTTCAAGATAAGATAGTGTTGAAAGCAGAAATAAACGGTGAAATACCTGTAGATATAACAATACCTATTGACCCTGATCTAAATGGTTGGCACCATACGAAGCAAAAATGGTATAAAGATAAATACGCAGGGAGCATTAAATAA
- a CDS encoding recombinase family protein — protein sequence MRCAIYIRVSTKLQEDRFSLGAQSSELNTYAVKQGWNIIGQYKDVESGGKLNKQGLNQLLDLVEDGAIDVVLVIDQDRLSV from the coding sequence TTGCGCTGTGCAATATATATTCGCGTTAGTACAAAATTACAAGAAGACCGTTTTTCTCTTGGTGCTCAAAGTTCTGAATTAAATACCTATGCAGTAAAACAAGGATGGAATATTATTGGTCAGTATAAAGATGTGGAGTCAGGCGGTAAATTAAATAAACAAGGTCTTAACCAGCTACTTGACCTTGTCGAAGATGGAGCCATTGACGTTGTACTAGTTATTGACCAGGACCGTCTTTCCGTTTAG
- a CDS encoding ImmA/IrrE family metallo-endopeptidase, whose protein sequence is MFLPTSSQITFVFGGPKININPKLTPQEQWEDFGHELCHALRQYGSQLSMPDDYIFYQEEKADNFALHFCVPTFMLERIDLPQYRTKAIEVIAETFHVTFEFAKKRLEKHEQQLLGTQYSLHIKSQFEAVKQFKKNIGCDYILKDKKKTYFMNNNKGLVGTIENWRAE, encoded by the coding sequence ATATTTCTTCCAACTAGTAGTCAGATAACATTTGTATTCGGTGGACCAAAAATTAATATTAATCCTAAATTAACACCACAAGAACAATGGGAAGACTTCGGTCATGAACTATGCCATGCGTTAAGACAGTACGGATCGCAGTTAAGCATGCCTGATGATTACATCTTTTATCAAGAAGAAAAAGCAGATAATTTTGCTTTGCATTTTTGTGTTCCAACTTTCATGTTAGAAAGGATAGATCTCCCACAATATCGAACAAAAGCGATTGAAGTCATTGCAGAAACTTTTCATGTGACTTTTGAATTTGCAAAAAAACGCCTAGAAAAACACGAACAACAATTACTGGGTACACAATATTCCCTTCATATCAAATCACAATTCGAGGCTGTTAAACAATTTAAGAAGAATATAGGCTGCGACTATATTTTAAAAGATAAAAAGAAAACCTACTTTATGAATAATAATAAGGGTCTTGTTGGAACTATTGAAAATTGGAGGGCTGAATAA